The stretch of DNA CGGTGGCGGTCGTTGCCGGTCCAGACCTTGTTGGCCAGCAGTTCGTCGGCCCGGCGCAGGTCGGCAATGATGAAGTCCCAGGTCTGCCTGACGGTTGCCCGCTCCGTCCGCGTTTCGGTCAGGGTAGACGCAACGGTGGTAACCAAAGGCATACCTAATTTGTCGCCCCCGGTCGTGCCCAGCAGCATATCTTCATTCCAGAAACCGGCCAGATAGTAATAAAACCAGGCGCGGAGGTAGCGGGTCTGCCCCTCTATTTCGCGCAACCGGGTTTCATTTTCCGGGCGGGCAAACTGCCGCCGGAACTCTTCGATGCTAACTAACAGCGTGTTAGCCCGTTGAACGCCCCGCCAGGCATCCCGCCAGGTTTCAGTCATAAATTCATTGTCGGGGCGGGTGTTGTTCTGGTTCATTTCATTCCAGAACTGAAACCCTACCCACGACTGGTCCTGGGTGTGGTCGAAAGAGTTGGTATTCTTACCAAACATATTGTGCCCATACAGCCCAAATGCGTGGCGGTTGGCATACACGCCATTCAGCATCAGGTCAAGATGAGCGACGGTGGTTGGGAAATTATCGGAAGTCAGACTGTTGGGGTCCTCTGTTTCCAGAAAATCTTCCCGGCAGGCCAGCAGGCCAAAAGCCAGACCAAGTGCTGTCAGGCAACAAATCAGGTAGTTTCGCATGATTTTCATTGGAACGATACGTTTAAGTCAGTTTCAGAACGACATATCCAGGCCGAGTGCAAACATTTGGGTGCGTGGGAATGTGCCGAAGCTATCGATGCCCCGCGAGGTGGCGGCACCTGCTCCGTTCCGGGTAGCCAACGACGAAATTTCGGGGTCAAGGCCAGAATAACGCGTAATCGTAAACAGGTTCTGCGCCATCAAATAAACGCGGGCCGACCCAATTCGGGCTTTGCTGAGGAGCGTCTGGGGCAGGTTATAGCCAACCTGGAGATTGGTGAGCCGCAGAAAGCCGCCCGGCTCCACAAAGTGGCTCGATACGTTGCCGTAGTTGCTGTTTGGGTCGCGGACATACACGCGCTGCCCCTGTGCATTGGTAACAAACGTGCCGGTACGGGGCTTGTCGGTCAGTCCGTTGGTGCCGAAAAATGAAGTCTCGAAAATGTTGGCCGTGGTGTTATTGTCGCCTACGAAGAAATCGGTGTACGAACGAACGCCGTTGTATATGTCTACGCCCGCCACCCCTGTAAAGACGGCATTAAGATCGAACTGCTTCCATTGCAGCCCCGTCGTAAGCCCGTAAATAGCTGCCGGCCAGGGGTTGCCGATGAAGGTGCGGTCGTCGAGCGTAATGCGCCCGTCGTTGTTCAGGTCGCGGAAAATCAGGTCGCCGGCTCCGGCTCCGGTTTGCGTAACGCCCCGCTCCGTCACGGCGGCATCGGTGGCGAAAATACCATCGACAACGTAGCCGAAGAACTGCCCGAAGGGTTGCCCAACGGCGGTTCGGGCTACGCTCGTGCGCCACACGTCGCCAGGCCGCCCTTCGTCGAATGGCGTGTTGCGAACGCCATCGAGGTTAAGCACCCGGTTTCTGTTAAAGGCTACGTTGCCACCGATGGCATACGATAAATTACCTTTGCGCCCCCGGTAATCGGCAGCCAGTTCAAGCCCTCTGTTCTGCACGCTGCCCACGTTCACGAAGGTGATGTTGCTCAGGCCCGCCGAAAACGGCGTCGGAACCCGATAGAGTACGTCTTCGCTGCGTCGGTTATACCAGTCAACGGTAATGTTCAGCCGGTTGTTGAGCAAGCCAATGTCCATACCGATGTCGGTCTGCCGAACGGTTTCCCACTGTAGTTCGGTATTGGCTAAGGTGAGTGTGCGTCCAAATCCCTGCACGCGGCTACCGTCGGGCAGGCCGGTAATGTTCTGAAAACTAAACTGTTCGAGAAACTGAAACGGGTCAACATTGGCAATGCCGAGCACGCCGTATCCGCCCCGGAGCTTCAGATTCGAGAGGAACGACACATTTTTCAGGAAGTTCTCTTCGCTGATTTTCCAGCCTGCCGAAAAGCCCGGAAACACGCCCCATTTCCGGGCCGTCTCGAACCGGTCGGTGCCATCGCGACGCACGTTGACTGTCAAAAAGTATTTTCCGGCATAATTGTAGTTCAGGCGACCAAACTGAGACAACAACCGACGGAATGGAAACCGGTTAAAGCCGTTGGTGATGAGCCGGTTGTTGGGATCGCTGCTGAGCAGAAACGAACTGGCCACCGGCACCGTAAACCCGTTGGCCGTTCCGTCGAGCCGTGAGCCATCTTCGCGATAGGCTTCGTAGCCCACCATAGCCTTGATGTCGTGCCGCCCGAAGGTGCGCCCGTAGGTGAGCGTGAAGTTGGCCGTATAGTTTTCCTGATTGAACATGCTCTGAGAGAGCGTAGCGTTCGGATTGCGCAGCGTTCCGTAGCTGAACGCTTCCTGGAAATTCTGAAAGCGGTTGTTAATCAGCGAAGCACCAAGCGTAGTGCGAAGGTTAAGACCGGAAACGATTTCCCAGTCGGCGAAGATATTGCCCTCGATGGCCGAGCGGACGTCGCTAATACGCTGGCTGAGGTTTGCGCCTACGGGGTTGGCTCCTTCGTAAAAACCGCCGGGGGTACGGCCCCAGCCTCCCAGTTCGTTGGCCGGGTCGAACACCGGCATCAGGGGCGTTGAGCGGAATGGGATGCCCCCACCCGTGTTTCGGAAGTTACCCCGCCACATGTAAAGGCTCTGCCCAACTTTAAACTTCTGCGAAAGCTGATAGTCGGAGTTGATTCGGAGGTTCAGCCGCTCGGCAAACGTGTTGATGACCACACCGTCTTCCCGCTGATAGTTGGCCGATACAAAGTAGTTAGACCGCTCGCCACCGCCGGTAATCGACAGCGAATGGTTCTGCTCAGCCCCGGTGCGATACAACTCATTGATCCAGTCGGTATCAGGCTGTTGATTCAGCGGGCCAGCCGAGGCCACGCTAAAGCCGAAGTTCTCGCGGGCCAGCGCGTACTGGTCGCGTCGTAGCAGCGAAAACATGTTGGTAGCCTGCCGGATACCATACCACGAACTTAGGTTGACTACAGGCCGGTTGGCTTTGTTGCCGCGTTTAGTGGTTATCAGAATCACCCCTCCGGCAGCATCGACCCCGTAGATGGCGGCTGCCGAAGCATCTTTGAGTACCTCGATGGATTCGATGTCCTGTACGTTGAAGTTAAACCCGGTTCCTGAAATCCGCATCCCGTCGACAATGTACAGCGGTGGCATTCCGTTGATGGAACCGGGACCGCGAATCAGGATGTCGGCCCCGGCCCCCGGTGCTCCAGACCCTTTCGTGACCTGTACGCCCGCCAGTCGGCCCTGCAATGCTTCGTTGACACTCCGCACGGGCATATTTTTGATGTCTTCGCCCCGCACCGACGCTACCGAACCGGTTACGTCGGACCGTTTCTGGGTGCCGTAGCCTACCACCACAACCTCCTCAAGGCTTTTGGGGTCGGCCTGCATCTGCACGTTGATGGTGGTTTGCCCGTTAATGGCAACCTCCTGGGTCAGCAGCCCAACAAACGAGAATACCAGTGCCCGG from Spirosoma montaniterrae encodes:
- a CDS encoding TonB-dependent receptor, coding for MAQDILNTRLTLQIENRDIKYVLHQIEREADVKFMYSPQLIQATRKITLKVSDERLVSVLETLFRPVGVSYRLIDRTVVLSYKQGSSSQIPTNEASAPNTQPEVVPFRDIQITGRVTSVENKEGVPGVNVVVKGTTIGTVTNARGEYTLSVPEQARALVFSFVGLLTQEVAINGQTTINVQMQADPKSLEEVVVVGYGTQKRSDVTGSVASVRGEDIKNMPVRSVNEALQGRLAGVQVTKGSGAPGAGADILIRGPGSINGMPPLYIVDGMRISGTGFNFNVQDIESIEVLKDASAAAIYGVDAAGGVILITTKRGNKANRPVVNLSSWYGIRQATNMFSLLRRDQYALARENFGFSVASAGPLNQQPDTDWINELYRTGAEQNHSLSITGGGERSNYFVSANYQREDGVVINTFAERLNLRINSDYQLSQKFKVGQSLYMWRGNFRNTGGGIPFRSTPLMPVFDPANELGGWGRTPGGFYEGANPVGANLSQRISDVRSAIEGNIFADWEIVSGLNLRTTLGASLINNRFQNFQEAFSYGTLRNPNATLSQSMFNQENYTANFTLTYGRTFGRHDIKAMVGYEAYREDGSRLDGTANGFTVPVASSFLLSSDPNNRLITNGFNRFPFRRLLSQFGRLNYNYAGKYFLTVNVRRDGTDRFETARKWGVFPGFSAGWKISEENFLKNVSFLSNLKLRGGYGVLGIANVDPFQFLEQFSFQNITGLPDGSRVQGFGRTLTLANTELQWETVRQTDIGMDIGLLNNRLNITVDWYNRRSEDVLYRVPTPFSAGLSNITFVNVGSVQNRGLELAADYRGRKGNLSYAIGGNVAFNRNRVLNLDGVRNTPFDEGRPGDVWRTSVARTAVGQPFGQFFGYVVDGIFATDAAVTERGVTQTGAGAGDLIFRDLNNDGRITLDDRTFIGNPWPAAIYGLTTGLQWKQFDLNAVFTGVAGVDIYNGVRSYTDFFVGDNNTTANIFETSFFGTNGLTDKPRTGTFVTNAQGQRVYVRDPNSNYGNVSSHFVEPGGFLRLTNLQVGYNLPQTLLSKARIGSARVYLMAQNLFTITRYSGLDPEISSLATRNGAGAATSRGIDSFGTFPRTQMFALGLDMSF